From Geotalea uraniireducens Rf4:
AAGAACGACGACGAAAAAGGCGAATATGGTGTATTCGTTTCCCATCTGCGCGCCGATGGAGAGGATGCAGCCGAGCAGCACGCCGGTCATGGCGCTGATCCCCACATAAATGCCGTATACGTACGAACCGGTCCTCTTGCTGTTGACACCCATGAGTCCCGCTGCTTCCTTGTGCTGGGCCAGGGCGCGCACCCCCAGGCCGAAATTCGTCTTCTTCAGCAGAAAGTGGAGGGCGGCCGTGATCAGCAGCGCATAAACCAGCCCGACGAGACGGACCGTCGGTATCGTCACGCTGATGCCGTAATTGTCGAAGGTGAATGACCCTTCGGAAAACATGGAGGGGATTGAGCTTGAGTAAAATCCGAACACGGTCAGGGCGATTCCCCGGAACATGATGGCGAGACCGAAGGTGAAAACCAGTCCCATCAGGAAGGGATTCCCTTTGGTGCCGCTCAGCACCCGGTGTATTACCGGTTGGACCAGATAACCGATTACGAAATACATGATAAAGATGACCGGCAGGAAGATGAAAGGATCCAGGCCGGTCCATTTGTTCAGGTAGAAGCCGGTAAAAGCCCCGAACATGATCCATTCGCCCACGGCAAAGTCGATGACGTGCATTACCCCGTAGGTCAAGGAGAACGCTATGGCAATGGTAATGTAGATTCCACCGAGTAATATCCCGTCGGCCAGGGCTTGCGGAAGCAGTTCCATAAAGCATTTCCTCCAGCTAAAACTTCCAAGAAGCTTTGTTATTGGGTGTCCGGATTGCCGGGCAGTCACGATGTTCCGGGACTGCCCGGCGCAAGACCGGGATTGCGGCTTAGGCTCAGCGGCTCTTCCAATCCTTCATGGGGTACTGGGCAGGAGCTTCCAGTGAAGCTTTCGGC
This genomic window contains:
- a CDS encoding branched-chain amino acid ABC transporter permease is translated as MELLPQALADGILLGGIYITIAIAFSLTYGVMHVIDFAVGEWIMFGAFTGFYLNKWTGLDPFIFLPVIFIMYFVIGYLVQPVIHRVLSGTKGNPFLMGLVFTFGLAIMFRGIALTVFGFYSSSIPSMFSEGSFTFDNYGISVTIPTVRLVGLVYALLITAALHFLLKKTNFGLGVRALAQHKEAAGLMGVNSKRTGSYVYGIYVGISAMTGVLLGCILSIGAQMGNEYTIFAFFVVVLAGMGYLAGVPWAAMLLGMVQSIFMIYFNPSHTLLAVFAILYVILLISPRGLFGRGV